A single window of Flagellimonas maritima DNA harbors:
- a CDS encoding DUF6503 family protein, with translation MIFFSGKVFYGQNISAKELLDSTIAFHDSNNQWNTFKGKFEVITERPESSERSSMISIDNPKEQFKLKVKKDKVVYSYGFDGENCVISLNGSPQITDADRKKYKLTCERGNMMKDYYTYLYGLPMKLKDAGTILDEKVETKIFKGKEYLVLKVNYEEGVGDDVWYFYFDPQTYAMEVYQFYHDESKNDGEYILLKGLENVEGILMPKNRAWYYNKDDKYLATDILKR, from the coding sequence ATGATATTCTTTTCAGGAAAAGTCTTTTATGGCCAAAACATTTCTGCAAAGGAACTGTTGGATAGTACCATTGCTTTTCATGATTCCAATAATCAGTGGAATACGTTTAAAGGTAAATTTGAGGTAATTACGGAAAGACCGGAATCCAGTGAAAGATCAAGTATGATATCCATTGATAATCCCAAAGAGCAATTTAAACTAAAAGTAAAAAAAGACAAGGTGGTTTATAGTTATGGGTTTGATGGGGAAAATTGCGTGATAAGTCTAAACGGTTCGCCACAAATTACGGATGCAGACCGGAAAAAATATAAATTGACATGTGAGCGCGGCAATATGATGAAGGATTACTACACCTATCTGTACGGTCTTCCAATGAAATTAAAAGATGCCGGAACTATCCTGGATGAGAAGGTTGAGACGAAAATTTTCAAGGGGAAGGAATATTTGGTTTTAAAGGTAAATTATGAAGAAGGTGTTGGCGACGACGTTTGGTATTTCTACTTTGATCCGCAAACCTATGCCATGGAAGTTTATCAATTCTATCACGACGAGAGTAAAAATGATGGTGAATATATACTTTTAAAAGGGTTGGAGAATGTTGAAGGTATTCTTATGCCAAAAAATAGAGCCTGGTATTATAACAAGGACGACAAATACTTAGCTACCGATATTCTTAAAAGGTAA
- the gmk gene encoding guanylate kinase → MKKGGKLIIFSAPSGSGKTTIVKHLLEQPELNLAFSVSATSRPRRGKEKEGINYYFMSISAFKNHIKNGDFLEWEEVYRDNFYGTLKSEVERLWAEGKNVIFDIDVVGGLRIKKKFPDQTLAVFVKPPSVDELKIRLKKRSTESDDKINMRVAKASVELATAPQFDKVIKNYDLEVALAESYKLVANYVGAKVSNKEEE, encoded by the coding sequence ATGAAAAAGGGAGGGAAACTCATCATTTTTTCAGCTCCTTCGGGTAGCGGTAAAACTACCATAGTAAAGCATCTTTTGGAGCAGCCAGAACTAAATTTGGCGTTTTCTGTATCAGCGACTTCACGTCCACGAAGGGGAAAGGAAAAAGAAGGGATCAATTATTATTTCATGTCCATTTCAGCATTTAAAAACCATATCAAGAATGGGGATTTTTTAGAATGGGAAGAAGTATACAGGGATAATTTCTATGGGACTTTAAAAAGTGAGGTGGAACGTTTATGGGCAGAAGGGAAGAACGTAATTTTTGATATCGATGTAGTAGGTGGCTTGCGGATAAAAAAGAAATTTCCAGATCAAACTTTGGCCGTATTTGTAAAACCACCAAGCGTGGACGAGCTTAAAATCAGATTAAAAAAACGAAGTACGGAAAGCGATGATAAAATAAACATGCGTGTAGCAAAAGCTTCGGTTGAACTGGCCACAGCACCCCAATTTGACAAGGTCATTAAAAATTATGACCTTGAGGTAGCCTTAGCAGAATCCTATAAGTTGGTAGCCAATTATGTTGGAGCAAAGGTTTCCAATAAAGAAGAGGAATAG
- the nadD gene encoding nicotinate (nicotinamide) nucleotide adenylyltransferase — translation MKKVGLYFGTFNPIHIGHLVIANHMVEYSDLDEVWFVITPQSPFKKKQSLLDNHHRYQMISEAVHEYPKLKPNKIEFDLPKPNYTIDTLVHLDEQYGSDLSFSLIMGEDNLKSFHKWKNYEAILENYCIYVYPRISEGSMENQFKNHPKITQVNAPIMEISSTFIRNQHKKGKNIRPLLPHSVWKYMDEMNFYR, via the coding sequence ATGAAAAAAGTAGGACTCTACTTTGGCACTTTTAACCCTATTCATATAGGACATTTAGTGATTGCCAACCACATGGTCGAGTATTCGGACTTGGATGAGGTATGGTTTGTAATTACGCCACAGAGCCCATTTAAAAAGAAGCAATCCTTGTTGGATAACCATCACAGATATCAGATGATCTCTGAAGCCGTTCATGAATACCCAAAATTGAAGCCCAATAAAATTGAGTTTGACCTTCCGAAGCCAAATTACACTATTGACACTTTAGTGCATTTAGATGAGCAGTATGGCAGCGACCTTAGTTTTTCGTTGATTATGGGTGAGGACAATCTAAAAAGCTTTCACAAATGGAAGAATTACGAAGCAATTCTGGAAAACTACTGTATTTACGTCTATCCAAGGATTTCAGAGGGCAGTATGGAAAACCAGTTTAAAAATCACCCTAAGATTACCCAAGTAAACGCCCCTATCATGGAAATATCATCTACATTTATACGTAATCAACATAAAAAAGGCAAGAATATAAGGCCTTTGCTTCCCCATTCGGTTTGGAAATATATGGATGAGATGAATTTTTATAGGTAA